From Halapricum desulfuricans, a single genomic window includes:
- a CDS encoding 3-hydroxyacyl-CoA dehydrogenase/enoyl-CoA hydratase family protein — translation MDVDDITTITVLGAGNMGHGIAEVAAIAGYDVRLRDVEDDLVRAGYENIEWSLNKLAEKDRLDADPETVLDRISLLVDLSAALEDTDVVIEAVPEVMDIKIDVYEEVAEHAPDRAIFATNTSSLSITDLSEVTDRPEQFCGMHFFNPPVRMQLVEVITGAHTSDDTIEAIEALAEAFGKTPVRVRKDSPGFIVNRVLTPLLNEACWAVHEGDADIATVDSTSKYDIGLPMGAFELADQVGNDVAHHVLEYVNSELGQAYEPCPLLTDKVEAEQFGEKTGEGWYDHDEGVAIPTDAGDPAIERRLLAVLANETARLIDNDVAPIEAIDEAMMLGAGFPEGPGKLADEAGVTTLVETLEERHAETGHPRYAVSDALERIADDGGFYPDGGDETDTRAYEQISVTVEDRVGHIEIDRPHRMNSITVQMLEEIDQAVESLQEDDDVRALLVSGAGDRAFSAGFDAASAAPGSGLEATELSRYGQQVFGAFEECPKPVVAAVDGYCLGGGMELATAADMRIAGEGAQFGQPEHDLGLLPGWGGTQRLSAIVGEGRAKEIIFTARNDYDAETMADYGFVNEVVDSGGLEERAWELARELAAGPPIAQKFTKRAILAGRDDTDAGLEVEASAFGHLFTTDDVWEGLAAFQQDRDPEFEGK, via the coding sequence ATGGATGTCGACGACATCACGACGATCACAGTCCTCGGTGCGGGGAACATGGGTCACGGTATCGCCGAAGTTGCGGCGATTGCGGGGTACGACGTGCGGTTGCGCGACGTCGAAGACGACCTCGTACGAGCGGGATACGAGAACATCGAGTGGTCGCTGAACAAACTCGCTGAGAAGGACCGGTTGGACGCGGATCCCGAGACGGTTCTGGACCGGATCTCGCTGCTGGTCGATCTCTCGGCGGCCCTCGAAGACACCGACGTCGTCATCGAGGCCGTACCGGAGGTCATGGATATCAAGATCGACGTGTACGAGGAGGTAGCCGAACACGCCCCCGATCGGGCGATCTTCGCGACGAACACGTCCAGCCTCTCGATCACCGATCTTTCGGAGGTTACCGACCGCCCCGAGCAGTTCTGTGGGATGCACTTTTTCAACCCGCCCGTGCGGATGCAACTGGTCGAAGTGATCACCGGCGCACACACGAGCGACGACACCATCGAGGCGATCGAAGCCCTGGCCGAGGCGTTCGGGAAGACGCCGGTCAGGGTGCGCAAGGACAGCCCGGGATTCATCGTCAATCGCGTGCTCACGCCGCTGTTGAACGAGGCGTGCTGGGCCGTCCACGAGGGCGACGCCGACATCGCGACCGTCGACAGCACGAGCAAGTACGACATCGGCCTGCCGATGGGAGCGTTCGAGCTCGCCGACCAGGTCGGCAACGACGTCGCTCACCACGTGCTGGAGTACGTCAACTCGGAACTCGGGCAAGCCTACGAACCGTGTCCGCTGCTGACTGACAAAGTCGAGGCCGAGCAGTTCGGCGAGAAGACCGGTGAGGGATGGTACGACCACGACGAGGGGGTCGCGATTCCCACTGACGCGGGCGATCCGGCGATCGAACGCCGCCTGCTCGCGGTGCTGGCGAACGAGACGGCCAGGCTGATCGACAACGACGTCGCGCCGATCGAGGCCATCGACGAGGCGATGATGCTCGGCGCCGGGTTCCCCGAGGGTCCCGGCAAACTGGCCGACGAGGCGGGCGTCACGACGCTCGTCGAGACCCTGGAAGAGCGACACGCCGAGACGGGCCATCCGCGCTACGCAGTCAGCGACGCGCTCGAAAGGATCGCGGACGATGGCGGGTTCTATCCCGACGGCGGGGACGAAACGGACACTCGGGCGTACGAACAGATCTCCGTCACGGTCGAGGATCGCGTGGGTCACATTGAGATCGACCGCCCGCACCGGATGAACTCGATCACCGTCCAGATGCTCGAGGAGATCGATCAGGCCGTCGAAAGCCTACAGGAGGACGACGACGTCCGGGCGCTGCTCGTGTCAGGTGCCGGCGACCGGGCGTTCTCCGCCGGGTTCGACGCCGCTTCAGCCGCCCCGGGCAGCGGGCTCGAAGCGACCGAGCTCTCGCGGTACGGACAGCAGGTCTTCGGCGCGTTCGAGGAGTGTCCCAAACCGGTCGTCGCGGCGGTCGACGGCTACTGTCTCGGCGGCGGGATGGAACTGGCCACGGCCGCGGACATGCGGATCGCCGGCGAGGGCGCACAGTTCGGTCAGCCGGAGCACGATCTCGGTCTGTTGCCGGGCTGGGGCGGGACACAGCGGCTCAGCGCTATCGTCGGGGAGGGACGGGCCAAGGAGATCATCTTCACGGCCCGCAACGACTACGACGCCGAGACGATGGCCGACTACGGGTTCGTCAACGAGGTCGTCGATAGCGGGGGCCTCGAAGAGCGGGCCTGGGAACTGGCGCGGGAGTTGGCTGCTGGCCCACCGATCGCTCAGAAGTTCACGAAACGCGCGATACTCGCGGGCCGCGACGACACCGACGCCGGGCTGGAAGTCGAGGCGTCCGCGTTCGGACACCTGTTTACGACCGACGACGTCTGGGAGGGGCTGGCCGCCTTCCAGCAGGACCGCGATCCGGAGTTCGAAGGGAAGTGA
- the icd gene encoding NADP-dependent isocitrate dehydrogenase — MNYSYDKIEVPEEGQPIEVIDEKDDALDIPETPIVPILHGDGIGKDVGPAAQKVLTAAANATGRDIAWMRVYAGESGREKYDENLPEDTVNAIDEFRVAIKGPLTTPVGAGFRSLNVALRQTLDFYANVRPTYYLDGVPSPMKAPEEMDMVTFRENTEDVYAGIEWEAGTDDVEQVRDFVEDEMGFDETMHDGPIGIGIKPITEFGSKRLVRKAIDYAIEHDRDKVTLVHKGNIMKFTEGQFGDWGMEVAEEEYPDEEVFAAPDSLWETQDEVDIPEDAVMVEERLADAMLQWMQLRTDEFDVLAMPNLNGDYLSDAAGAQIGGLGIAPGANFGDARVLAEPVHGSAPKRAGQNMANPTAMILSGRLMFDYMGWDDAADLVRDAVEQTISAGKVTYDLERQLEGAEKLGTEEYAEEIVATIEDLA, encoded by the coding sequence ATGAACTACAGTTACGACAAGATCGAGGTGCCCGAGGAGGGCCAGCCGATCGAAGTCATCGACGAGAAAGACGACGCTCTCGACATTCCGGAGACCCCGATCGTTCCCATCCTCCACGGGGACGGCATCGGCAAGGACGTCGGGCCGGCCGCCCAGAAAGTCCTGACCGCCGCCGCCAACGCGACCGGCCGGGATATCGCCTGGATGCGGGTCTACGCCGGCGAGTCCGGCCGCGAGAAGTACGACGAGAACCTGCCGGAGGACACCGTCAACGCCATCGACGAGTTTCGCGTGGCCATCAAGGGGCCGCTCACGACGCCGGTCGGTGCCGGCTTTCGATCGCTGAACGTCGCGCTCCGACAGACGCTTGATTTCTACGCCAACGTCCGCCCGACGTACTACCTCGACGGCGTCCCCTCGCCGATGAAGGCGCCCGAGGAGATGGACATGGTGACCTTCCGGGAGAACACCGAGGACGTCTACGCCGGCATCGAGTGGGAGGCCGGCACCGACGATGTCGAGCAGGTCCGGGACTTCGTCGAGGACGAGATGGGCTTCGACGAGACGATGCACGACGGCCCGATCGGCATCGGTATCAAGCCGATCACCGAGTTCGGCTCCAAACGGCTGGTTCGGAAGGCCATCGACTACGCCATCGAGCACGACCGCGACAAGGTCACGCTCGTCCACAAGGGCAACATCATGAAGTTCACCGAGGGGCAGTTCGGCGACTGGGGCATGGAGGTCGCCGAGGAGGAGTATCCCGACGAGGAGGTCTTCGCCGCACCCGACTCGCTGTGGGAGACCCAGGACGAGGTCGACATCCCCGAGGATGCCGTCATGGTCGAGGAACGGCTGGCCGACGCGATGCTCCAGTGGATGCAGCTGCGTACCGACGAGTTCGACGTGCTGGCGATGCCGAACCTCAACGGCGATTACCTCTCTGACGCCGCGGGTGCCCAGATCGGTGGCCTCGGTATCGCACCGGGAGCCAACTTCGGCGACGCCCGCGTCCTGGCCGAACCGGTCCACGGTTCCGCACCCAAGCGCGCCGGCCAGAACATGGCCAACCCGACTGCGATGATCCTCTCGGGCCGCCTGATGTTCGATTACATGGGCTGGGACGACGCCGCGGACCTCGTTCGCGACGCCGTCGAGCAGACGATCTCCGCGGGCAAGGTCACGTACGACCTCGAACGACAGCTCGAGGGCGCCGAGAAGCTCGGCACCGAGGAGTACGCCGAGGAGATCGTCGCGACGATCGAGGACCTGGCGTAG
- a CDS encoding sensor histidine kinase, whose product MSPGRYTDSTESTGGGPDVTDGDPEPLPLYRRVYRWVTPTFVRRRLGMKLLVSLLLVVVLIGLIGLVTYVEIQGTIQEEATAELETTAQLRAESVGQWIAGTRAQTALAADPELAPNETDMGAYLSAAKDGGGDSIIDIHYVDSNSVLASTNDDYTGRELAVVGADWAGPLDRLGSDPDAIAVSNRSYTVDGERAIALVGRTTADRAVVVVSQFDPELTDNDIDTALVTANGERVLTTDSDTEFERTDGFSTAIEERTVRTVETDDEVRTYVPIEGTDWVAVSTASKDNLYGVSATVGRNVVVLTLAALVSLGVVGLVIGRSTVVPLVHLREQIREIESGSLDVDLETTREDEIGRLFGAFENMRDALEQQFQDARQARHEAESSRQEMERQHRRLDQFASTLSHDLRNPLAVARGHVELLRTKLTDSQSELTEHVEKIDGAHDRIDSIIGDVLTLTRKGESVEESDRFELEDAAREAWRNIDSKDATLEIENSISIEGDRSRLLRAFENLFRNSIDHVGPEVTVTVGLTEDGFYIEDDGPGIPDEEMDSIFEYGHTTSEDGTGLGLSIVKTIAEAHGWSVWIDGTSGRGARFVFSDVFGSEDRLFEQSEFTWQHARTDD is encoded by the coding sequence ATGTCGCCCGGCCGCTACACTGACTCGACAGAATCGACCGGAGGGGGCCCGGATGTCACGGACGGGGATCCGGAGCCACTCCCGCTATACCGGCGGGTATACCGCTGGGTGACGCCGACGTTCGTCCGCCGCCGTCTCGGAATGAAGCTCCTCGTCTCGCTGCTGCTCGTCGTCGTTCTCATCGGCCTCATCGGGCTCGTCACGTACGTCGAGATTCAGGGGACGATCCAGGAGGAAGCGACGGCCGAACTCGAAACGACCGCACAGTTGCGTGCCGAGAGTGTCGGCCAGTGGATCGCCGGGACGCGCGCCCAGACAGCCCTGGCCGCCGATCCGGAACTGGCACCAAACGAGACGGACATGGGTGCGTATCTCTCAGCGGCGAAAGACGGCGGCGGCGATTCGATCATCGACATCCACTACGTCGATTCGAACAGCGTGCTCGCGAGTACGAACGACGACTATACCGGTCGTGAGCTCGCGGTCGTCGGAGCGGACTGGGCCGGGCCGCTCGACCGCCTGGGGAGCGATCCGGACGCCATCGCGGTTTCGAACCGGTCGTACACTGTCGACGGCGAGCGGGCCATCGCGCTGGTCGGCCGGACAACAGCGGATCGGGCGGTCGTCGTCGTCAGCCAGTTCGATCCCGAACTCACCGACAACGACATCGACACAGCGCTCGTGACCGCGAACGGAGAGCGAGTCCTGACGACCGACTCCGATACCGAGTTCGAGCGGACGGACGGGTTTTCGACGGCGATCGAGGAGCGGACGGTCCGCACAGTCGAAACCGATGACGAAGTGCGCACGTACGTCCCAATCGAGGGGACCGACTGGGTCGCGGTCTCGACCGCCTCGAAGGACAACCTCTACGGCGTGAGTGCGACCGTCGGGCGTAACGTGGTCGTGTTGACTTTGGCAGCGCTGGTATCGCTAGGGGTCGTCGGGCTCGTCATCGGCCGGAGCACGGTCGTCCCGCTGGTCCACCTCAGAGAGCAGATCCGGGAGATCGAGTCCGGATCGCTCGACGTCGATCTCGAGACGACCCGCGAGGACGAGATCGGCCGGCTGTTCGGGGCCTTCGAGAACATGCGCGACGCGCTCGAACAGCAGTTTCAGGACGCTCGGCAGGCCAGACACGAGGCCGAGAGCTCCCGCCAGGAGATGGAACGGCAGCACCGCCGGCTCGATCAGTTCGCCTCGACGCTGAGCCACGACCTCCGGAACCCGCTCGCGGTCGCCCGAGGCCATGTCGAACTGCTGCGGACGAAACTCACCGATTCACAGTCGGAGCTGACCGAACACGTCGAGAAGATCGACGGCGCCCACGACCGGATCGATTCGATCATCGGCGACGTGCTCACGCTGACCCGCAAGGGCGAATCCGTCGAGGAATCCGATCGGTTCGAACTCGAAGACGCCGCCAGGGAGGCCTGGCGCAATATCGACAGCAAGGACGCTACCCTCGAGATCGAGAACAGCATCTCGATCGAGGGCGATCGGAGTCGACTCCTGCGGGCGTTCGAGAACCTGTTCCGGAACTCGATCGATCACGTCGGCCCCGAGGTGACGGTGACGGTCGGTCTGACCGAGGACGGCTTTTACATCGAAGACGACGGCCCGGGGATCCCGGACGAGGAGATGGATTCGATCTTCGAGTACGGCCACACGACCAGTGAGGACGGGACCGGACTGGGCCTGTCGATCGTCAAGACGATCGCCGAAGCCCACGGCTGGTCGGTGTGGATCGACGGCACGTCGGGTCGCGGCGCCCGGTTCGTCTTCTCGGACGTCTTCGGGAGCGAAGACCGACTGTTCGAGCAATCAGAGTTTACCTGGCAACACGCCCGAACTGACGACTAG
- a CDS encoding ubiquinol-cytochrome c reductase iron-sulfur subunit translates to MDGHDHTDDCETCDSGEPVRPSIYTDARAEMQRRDYAKALATVGGLTAVASLAAPLAGLQRVFEREYTGPIYGDEIPLVDGNGDRIMESRLSEGEQLTVFPEPRPGLDDAPTLLVRFPESAYGGGTNMAFTAGGYAAYSKVCTHAGCMVDDRENSTWVCPCHYAKFNPKGGASVVGGPAPRPLPQLPITISSGGYLIATGDFEGPIGPGGE, encoded by the coding sequence ATGGACGGGCACGACCACACCGACGACTGTGAGACGTGTGACAGCGGCGAACCGGTCCGGCCGAGCATCTACACTGACGCCAGAGCCGAGATGCAGCGCCGCGATTACGCGAAGGCGCTGGCGACCGTCGGAGGCCTCACCGCCGTCGCGAGCCTGGCAGCGCCGCTGGCCGGGTTACAGCGCGTCTTCGAACGGGAGTACACCGGCCCGATATACGGCGACGAGATCCCGCTCGTCGACGGCAACGGCGACCGGATCATGGAGTCGCGTCTCAGTGAGGGCGAACAACTCACTGTGTTTCCCGAGCCACGGCCGGGGTTGGATGACGCGCCGACGCTACTCGTTCGCTTCCCGGAGTCGGCGTACGGCGGCGGGACGAACATGGCCTTCACCGCTGGCGGATACGCCGCGTACTCGAAAGTGTGCACGCACGCGGGTTGTATGGTCGACGACCGGGAGAACTCGACGTGGGTCTGTCCGTGCCACTACGCGAAGTTCAATCCCAAGGGCGGGGCCTCGGTTGTCGGCGGACCCGCGCCGCGCCCGCTGCCGCAGCTGCCGATCACGATCTCCAGCGGCGGCTATCTGATCGCGACAGGCGACTTCGAGGGGCCGATCGGCCCCGGTGGTGAGTGA
- the gcvT gene encoding glycine cleavage system aminomethyltransferase GcvT has protein sequence MDRQTPLYRRHDDRGASFTDFGGWEMPVEFDSIRGEHQRVREAAGKFDVSHMGQIEVTGPDAAALLQRLTTNDVAALDPGEAQYAAITDEEGIMLEDTVVYRLPDGETYLFVPNAGNDAAMADRCRWIRSAFDLDAEIDNTTTDWAMIAVQGPDAPARYETVTDSRYTLDRFEIERATIAGVDCLVAATGYTGEDGFEILTPWAEATGVWDAFDVQPCGLGARDTLRLEMGLLLSGQDFDPDEQPRTPYEAGIGFVVDLDTAFVGRDALEAAREAGVEETLCGVELLDRGVLRHGHTVTTPDDEEIGHVTSGTMSPTLGVSIGLAYVDNEYAEPDETVRVIVRDEPKKARIRATPFLDR, from the coding sequence ATGGACCGTCAGACGCCACTCTACCGACGCCACGATGATCGAGGAGCCAGTTTCACCGACTTCGGCGGCTGGGAGATGCCGGTCGAGTTCGACTCGATCAGGGGAGAACACCAGCGCGTCCGCGAGGCAGCCGGCAAGTTCGATGTCTCCCATATGGGTCAGATCGAAGTGACCGGCCCCGACGCGGCAGCGCTGTTGCAGCGACTCACGACGAACGACGTGGCCGCGCTCGATCCCGGCGAGGCGCAGTACGCGGCGATCACCGACGAGGAGGGTATCATGCTCGAGGACACGGTCGTCTACCGGCTCCCGGACGGCGAGACGTACCTGTTCGTCCCCAACGCCGGCAACGACGCGGCGATGGCCGACCGGTGTCGGTGGATTCGCTCGGCGTTCGATCTCGACGCCGAGATCGACAATACCACGACGGACTGGGCGATGATCGCGGTCCAGGGGCCGGACGCGCCCGCTCGGTACGAGACCGTGACCGACAGCCGGTACACGCTCGATCGGTTCGAAATCGAGCGGGCGACGATCGCCGGCGTGGACTGTCTGGTCGCGGCGACGGGCTACACCGGCGAGGACGGCTTCGAGATACTAACACCGTGGGCGGAGGCAACCGGGGTCTGGGACGCCTTTGACGTGCAACCGTGCGGCCTCGGCGCCAGGGACACCCTGCGCCTGGAGATGGGACTGTTGCTCTCCGGGCAGGACTTCGATCCCGACGAACAGCCCCGGACCCCCTACGAGGCGGGGATCGGCTTCGTCGTCGATCTCGACACCGCCTTCGTCGGTCGAGACGCGCTCGAGGCGGCCCGGGAAGCGGGGGTCGAAGAGACTCTTTGCGGCGTCGAACTGCTCGACCGCGGCGTGTTGCGCCACGGCCACACCGTCACGACGCCGGATGACGAGGAGATTGGCCACGTCACCAGCGGGACGATGAGTCCGACGCTCGGTGTCTCGATCGGGCTGGCGTACGTCGATAATGAGTACGCGGAGCCCGACGAGACCGTTCGGGTGATTGTCAGGGACGAACCGAAGAAAGCACGTATCAGGGCCACACCATTTCTCGATAGATGA
- the map gene encoding type II methionyl aminopeptidase produces MSEVDLTSEQYEKCREAGEILAEVRDEAAEMVEVGASHLEVAEWAENRIRELGGEPAFPVNISIDEEAAHATPSIGDDSTFGEELVNLDIGVHVDGWLADTAVTVNLSGHDELTEASEEALDTAIELVEPGVETGEIGAAVEEVIDGYGFNPVVNLTGHGLGHWEQHTTPNIPNREVSQSTTLEAGDVVAIEPFATDGSGKVSEGSDEEIFALDSEGSVRDRTARQALNQVVEEFKTLPFATRWLDVSRPKMALRRLKQQGIVHGYPVLKEDDGHYVSQKEHTIIVTEDGAEVTTRSR; encoded by the coding sequence ATGAGTGAGGTCGATCTGACGAGCGAACAGTACGAGAAGTGCCGCGAAGCCGGCGAGATCCTCGCGGAAGTGCGCGACGAGGCCGCCGAGATGGTCGAGGTCGGTGCGTCCCATCTCGAAGTCGCCGAGTGGGCCGAAAACCGGATCCGCGAACTTGGCGGGGAGCCCGCATTCCCGGTGAACATCTCTATCGACGAGGAAGCCGCCCACGCGACCCCGAGCATCGGCGACGACAGCACCTTCGGCGAGGAACTGGTCAACCTCGACATCGGCGTCCACGTCGACGGCTGGCTGGCCGATACTGCCGTCACGGTCAACCTCTCGGGTCACGACGAACTGACCGAGGCGTCCGAGGAGGCGCTCGACACCGCCATCGAACTGGTGGAACCGGGCGTCGAGACCGGCGAGATCGGGGCGGCCGTCGAGGAGGTTATCGACGGGTACGGCTTCAATCCCGTCGTGAACCTCACCGGCCACGGACTGGGCCACTGGGAGCAGCACACGACGCCGAACATCCCCAATCGCGAGGTGTCACAGAGCACGACCCTTGAAGCCGGGGACGTCGTGGCGATCGAGCCGTTCGCGACGGACGGCAGCGGGAAAGTCAGCGAGGGGAGCGACGAGGAGATCTTCGCCCTGGATAGTGAAGGATCAGTCCGGGATCGGACCGCGCGGCAGGCGCTCAACCAGGTCGTCGAGGAGTTCAAGACACTCCCCTTCGCGACCCGATGGCTCGACGTCTCCCGGCCGAAGATGGCGCTGCGTCGCCTCAAACAACAGGGGATCGTCCACGGATACCCCGTCCTCAAAGAGGACGACGGACACTACGTCAGCCAGAAAGAGCACACGATCATCGTCACCGAGGACGGCGCCGAGGTGACGACGCGGTCGCGGTGA
- a CDS encoding helix-turn-helix domain-containing protein has protein sequence MTGICAEIRVDGPAVCQLADASGTVSSVSRGTRADDEGTVTEEFTVSDDEQWAEEFEAEPIFSYDDRTVYRFSRAADQDCVCELVEQTGCTVRGIQVVDGSVVLTFLTTDLTTVRDVIADLRDTHEGVRIRRLTRSDDDQGDDSTIVDLNVLTARQREVLDTAYEMGYFEYPKEATASEVADALDVATPTFTEHLAAAQHNLLAELLDTEQSQLPRSGV, from the coding sequence ATGACCGGGATCTGTGCCGAGATCCGCGTCGACGGGCCAGCAGTGTGCCAGCTGGCGGACGCGTCGGGCACGGTCTCGTCGGTCTCCCGGGGGACGCGAGCGGACGACGAGGGGACTGTCACTGAGGAGTTTACGGTCAGCGACGACGAACAGTGGGCCGAGGAGTTCGAGGCCGAACCGATCTTCTCCTACGACGATCGAACGGTCTATCGGTTCTCGCGTGCGGCTGATCAAGACTGTGTCTGCGAGCTCGTCGAGCAAACCGGCTGTACGGTCAGAGGGATTCAGGTCGTCGACGGATCAGTCGTGTTGACCTTCCTGACGACGGACCTCACGACAGTCCGTGACGTGATCGCGGACCTGCGGGACACACACGAGGGCGTTCGGATACGCCGACTGACGCGATCGGACGACGACCAGGGCGACGACAGCACTATCGTCGATCTGAACGTGCTGACCGCGCGCCAGCGCGAGGTGCTCGATACGGCCTACGAGATGGGGTATTTCGAGTACCCGAAAGAAGCCACCGCGAGCGAGGTCGCGGACGCGCTGGACGTCGCGACGCCGACGTTCACCGAACACCTCGCGGCCGCCCAGCACAACCTACTCGCGGAACTCCTCGATACGGAACAGTCACAGCTGCCCCGGTCGGGCGTCTGA
- a CDS encoding isoaspartyl peptidase/L-asparaginase, giving the protein MDVIVHGGAGPKPEQPSERAATLSKAATRGAEAASPVDAVVAAVRWLESAPRFNAGVGSAVQSDGTIRTDAGIMTGRGSAGAACSMPGVEHAVEVARVVMASTPHVLLAGEHAVDLAASFGIETRVDLWTERTRERWNEVEPPMTGIHDQLTWVRDHFAGHDTVGAVATDGQRIATATSTGGRWFALAGRVGDVPQIGSGFYASEAGGASATGAGEDIARETLARRAVRRLEEGADPQTAADRTVESFATTHDSVAGVIVMDTDGNAGSAHCGESMQTAIESV; this is encoded by the coding sequence ATGGACGTGATCGTGCACGGCGGGGCGGGCCCGAAGCCCGAACAGCCGTCCGAGCGAGCAGCGACGCTGTCGAAGGCGGCCACGCGCGGCGCCGAGGCCGCGTCGCCGGTCGACGCAGTCGTCGCCGCTGTTCGCTGGCTGGAGTCGGCACCCCGGTTCAACGCGGGCGTCGGGAGCGCCGTCCAGAGCGACGGGACGATCAGGACCGATGCCGGGATCATGACCGGCCGCGGGTCCGCCGGGGCCGCCTGTTCGATGCCGGGTGTCGAACACGCCGTCGAAGTCGCCCGCGTCGTCATGGCCTCGACGCCGCACGTGTTGCTGGCCGGCGAACACGCCGTCGACCTGGCGGCGTCGTTCGGGATCGAGACGCGCGTCGACCTCTGGACCGAGCGCACCCGGGAGCGCTGGAACGAGGTCGAACCGCCGATGACGGGAATTCACGACCAACTCACCTGGGTGCGTGATCACTTCGCCGGCCACGACACCGTCGGCGCCGTCGCGACCGATGGCCAGCGCATCGCAACCGCGACCTCGACCGGCGGACGCTGGTTCGCACTGGCTGGCCGGGTGGGTGACGTTCCCCAGATCGGATCGGGGTTCTACGCGAGTGAGGCCGGCGGCGCCAGCGCGACCGGTGCGGGCGAGGACATCGCCCGTGAAACACTGGCCAGACGGGCCGTCCGGCGCCTCGAGGAGGGGGCCGACCCCCAGACGGCTGCCGACCGGACGGTCGAGTCGTTCGCGACAACTCACGACAGCGTCGCCGGCGTCATCGTGATGGATACCGACGGCAACGCCGGGTCCGCCCACTGTGGCGAGTCGATGCAAACCGCCATCGAGAGCGTCTGA
- the gcvH gene encoding glycine cleavage system protein GcvH has translation MSFDIPEGLRYLDSHEWIDVTDGTARVGVSDVAQDELGDVVFVELPAEGDQFDAGAEFAVVESIKAVSDVYMPASGEVTAVNEALLDRPELINEEPYGDGWLVELELDDADELDGLLSAEAYAERIED, from the coding sequence ATGAGCTTCGACATCCCCGAAGGGTTGCGCTACCTCGACTCCCACGAATGGATCGACGTGACCGACGGCACCGCACGCGTCGGCGTCTCGGACGTCGCACAGGACGAACTCGGCGACGTGGTCTTCGTCGAACTCCCGGCGGAAGGCGACCAGTTCGACGCGGGTGCGGAGTTCGCCGTCGTCGAGAGTATCAAGGCCGTCTCGGACGTGTACATGCCGGCCTCCGGCGAAGTGACCGCGGTCAACGAGGCGCTGCTCGACCGCCCCGAACTGATCAACGAGGAGCCGTACGGCGACGGCTGGCTCGTCGAACTGGAGCTCGACGACGCCGACGAACTCGACGGGCTTCTCTCCGCCGAGGCGTACGCCGAACGGATCGAGGACTGA